The region GGTCCTGCCACGCGGTCGTGATCTCGCGGCACAGGGTGGTGCCGAACTTCTCCCGGAAGCGGTTGGGAATCTGGTTGAACAGCCGGTAGAGACCGGGCCGGCCGTAGAGCTCCTCCTTGGACCTCGCGGCCACCTCCTTGCGGTCGCCGCCCTCGGGCAGCGACGCCCGCCCGTGGACCGCGCTCACAGCCATTACCGCCCCCGCCAGGGCACCGCAGGTGTCCCCGTACAGGCCGATGCCGCCGCCGAACCCCGTGGCGAGCTTCTTCGCCTCCTCGGGCAGACCGGTCTCCGAGAGGGAGAGCACAGCCTCGGTGATGCACTCCGCGCAGTTGTAGCCGAGGGAGAAGTTGCCCCGAGCACGCTGCCGGATTGCATCGATCTTTTCCTGGTCGGTCATGACGTCCTCCTGCGGGTGGGGGAACCGGCGGTTGCTCGGACGCCTGTACCGCTTCCTGCCGGTGCCCGTCAAGGGCTGCCCGGGCTCGGCGCTGCGGCTCGGGGACCGTAGGCGGCCAGGAAGACCTCGACGGCATCGCGCACGAGCTGCGCCCTCTCGGCCTCGGAGGGGGGATCGGCACCGATGGACATGGTGAGGTGGTCCTTGAAGATCACCATCCCGAGGAAGAACACGGCCGCGCGGACGGGGTCCGGCACGTGCAGCCTGCCGGCCCGGGTCTCGCGCTCCAGATAGCTCGCCAGCCCCTCGAAGGTCGTCTTCGGCCCCGACTCGTACCAGAGCCGCGAGAGGTTCGGGAGAGGCTTTGCGTTGGCGACCGCGAGCCGGTACTGATTGATGGCGTTCTCGGACAATGCGAGCGCCGCGATCCGCTTTCCGATGCGGGTGAGCGCTTGGCGCGGCGTGCCCCCCCCGGGGGCTGCCGACTCGATTTCCCGGATCATCTCCCGGGCCAGGTCCTCGATGACGGCCTGGAGCACGCCTTCCTTGTTGCCGAACAAACCGTAAATCGTGGACTTGGACCCCCCGGCGACGCGGATGATGTCGTCGACGGTGACGGCCGCGTACCCCTTCTCCGTGAACAGGGCATAGGCCGCTTCCAGAATGGCCTTGCGCCGCCTCTGGCCGGCCGCCCGCGCGGGCACGTTTCGGTTCCTTCCCTCCGACATCCCGACCCCTTCCCGCCGCCTCCCGGCACACTTCC is a window of Thermodesulfobacteriota bacterium DNA encoding:
- a CDS encoding TetR/AcrR family transcriptional regulator gives rise to the protein MPARAAGQRRRKAILEAAYALFTEKGYAAVTVDDIIRVAGGSKSTIYGLFGNKEGVLQAVIEDLAREMIREIESAAPGGGTPRQALTRIGKRIAALALSENAINQYRLAVANAKPLPNLSRLWYESGPKTTFEGLASYLERETRAGRLHVPDPVRAAVFFLGMVIFKDHLTMSIGADPPSEAERAQLVRDAVEVFLAAYGPRAAAPSPGSP
- a CDS encoding C-GCAxxG-C-C family protein; this translates as MTDQEKIDAIRQRARGNFSLGYNCAECITEAVLSLSETGLPEEAKKLATGFGGGIGLYGDTCGALAGAVMAVSAVHGRASLPEGGDRKEVAARSKEELYGRPGLYRLFNQIPNRFREKFGTTLCREITTAWQDQWLCREHALHCREVITEAAAIAAELIVGDREELASRPFGENVEKLED